The following are encoded together in the Gemmatimonadaceae bacterium genome:
- a CDS encoding ammonium transporter — MHWDTGNIAFMLVSTSLVMLMTPGLAFFYGGLVGRKNVLTIMLQSFVSMGVTTVLWVVCGYSMAFSGSYQSATNPDIAGIIGNFDMAFLRGVDPFTPFPGSPTIPLIVFVAYQMMFAQITPALITGAFANRVTFKAYLLFLVAWLMLVYFPVAHMVWGGGLLQARGILDFAGGIVVHATAGFAALAAVFYVGRRRVPDAGLHSIPLVALGTGLLWFGWYGFNAGSELKVDSVTALAFLNTDVAASFAAITWLVLAWFYERKPKFVGLLTGSIAGLAAVTPAAGYVTTSTAILIGIAASVVCYYAISLKNKMQWDDALDVWGVHGVGGMLGVFALAIFADKAMNPSGSDGLVHGNTAFFVKESLAVIAAAAYAFVFTYGMLAVIHAITPVTVSAADEELGLDESLHGEHAYL, encoded by the coding sequence ATGCACTGGGATACCGGCAACATAGCGTTCATGCTGGTCTCGACGAGCCTGGTCATGCTCATGACGCCGGGCCTCGCCTTTTTCTACGGCGGCCTCGTCGGACGCAAGAACGTCCTCACGATCATGCTCCAGAGCTTCGTCTCGATGGGCGTGACGACCGTGCTGTGGGTGGTGTGCGGCTACTCGATGGCGTTCAGCGGCAGCTACCAGAGCGCAACGAATCCGGACATCGCCGGTATCATCGGCAACTTCGACATGGCGTTCCTTCGCGGCGTCGACCCGTTCACGCCGTTCCCGGGATCGCCGACGATTCCGTTGATCGTGTTCGTGGCGTATCAAATGATGTTCGCGCAGATCACGCCCGCGCTCATCACGGGTGCGTTCGCCAACCGTGTGACGTTCAAGGCGTATCTCCTGTTCCTCGTCGCCTGGTTGATGCTGGTGTACTTCCCCGTGGCCCACATGGTCTGGGGTGGTGGACTCCTTCAGGCGCGCGGCATCCTCGACTTCGCGGGAGGAATCGTCGTCCACGCCACGGCGGGGTTCGCGGCTCTCGCCGCGGTGTTCTACGTCGGCCGGCGGCGCGTGCCCGACGCGGGACTGCACAGCATTCCGCTCGTGGCACTCGGCACGGGTTTGCTGTGGTTCGGCTGGTACGGGTTCAACGCGGGCAGCGAGCTCAAAGTCGACTCGGTTACCGCGCTGGCGTTTCTGAACACCGACGTCGCCGCCTCGTTCGCCGCGATCACGTGGTTGGTGCTGGCGTGGTTCTACGAGCGAAAACCGAAGTTCGTGGGACTCCTCACCGGATCGATCGCGGGATTGGCGGCCGTGACGCCGGCGGCGGGCTATGTCACGACGTCGACGGCGATTCTGATCGGCATCGCCGCGAGCGTCGTGTGCTATTACGCGATCTCGCTCAAGAACAAGATGCAATGGGACGACGCGCTCGACGTGTGGGGCGTTCACGGCGTCGGGGGAATGCTGGGCGTCTTCGCCCTGGCGATCTTCGCCGACAAAGCCATGAACCCGTCCGGATCGGACGGGTTGGTGCACGGCAACACGGCGTTCTTCGTCAAGGAGTCGCTGGCCGTGATCGCGGCGGCGGCGTACGCGTTCGTCTTCACGTACGGGATGCTGGCAGTGATCCACGCCATCACCCCCGTCACGGTCAGCGCGGCCGACGAGGAACTGGGGCTCGACGAGTCGCTGCATGGGGAACACGCCTATCTATAG
- a CDS encoding transporter has translation MGNTPIYRTRAGTRVRTRARTRVVIRLAMTGVLGACAHLGVPGPVVADRPGYTDTPVALAGGAVQLEAGATDDRVGPSGSRTEYFSAGETLLRLGLGARTEARLFGNSYGFRSASGAPRTGGVEDFKLGAKLNLRSAPDSVHSWAPNIALLAATTLPTGASGFGATSSQPEVKVAMNWTTASPFSLYTN, from the coding sequence ATGGGGAACACGCCTATCTATAGAACGCGCGCCGGAACGCGCGTGAGGACGCGCGCCAGAACGCGGGTCGTCATTCGGCTCGCGATGACCGGTGTACTCGGTGCGTGCGCCCACCTCGGCGTGCCCGGTCCCGTCGTCGCCGATCGGCCTGGATATACGGACACTCCGGTCGCCCTGGCGGGCGGCGCGGTGCAGCTCGAGGCCGGTGCGACGGACGATCGCGTCGGCCCGTCCGGCTCGCGAACCGAATACTTCTCAGCCGGCGAGACGCTGCTGCGCCTTGGTCTCGGCGCGCGGACCGAGGCGCGCCTATTTGGAAACTCATATGGCTTTCGCTCGGCGTCCGGCGCGCCGAGGACCGGAGGTGTGGAAGACTTCAAGCTCGGGGCGAAGCTGAATCTCCGGTCTGCGCCGGACAGCGTTCACTCGTGGGCGCCGAACATCGCGCTGTTGGCGGCGACGACCCTTCCGACCGGCGCCAGCGGATTCGGCGCCACCTCATCGCAGCCCGAGGTCAAGGTCGCCATGAACTGGACCACGGCGAGCCCATTCTCGCTGTACACCAACG